The Microcebus murinus isolate Inina chromosome 1, M.murinus_Inina_mat1.0, whole genome shotgun sequence genome includes a region encoding these proteins:
- the KRTAP7-1 gene encoding keratin-associated protein 7-1, which yields MTRFFCCGSYFPGYPAYGTNFHRTFRATPLNCVVPLGSPLNYGLGCNGYSSLGYSFGGSNFNDLCGCYGGSFYRPWGSGSGFGYSTY from the coding sequence ATGACTCGTTTCTTCTGCTGTGGAAGCTACTTCCCAGGCTACCCTGCCTATGGAACCAACTTCCACAGGACCTTCAGAGCCACCCCCCTGAACTGTGTCGTGCCTCTGGGCTCTCCCCTGAACTATGGTCTTGGATGCAATGGCTACAGCTCCCTGGGCTACAGCTTTGGTGGTAGCAACTTCAACGACTTGTGTGGTTGCTATGGTGGCAGCTTTTACAGGCCATggggctctggctctggcttcgGCTACAGCACCTACTGA